Genomic DNA from Magnolia sinica isolate HGM2019 chromosome 4, MsV1, whole genome shotgun sequence:
TTTAAACCATAGAAATTGGAAGTCTTTAGGATAGGGAGGCGGTTAAAAAAGGCCCAAAGAATCAACACCATATCTACTTGTTTTTGAGCATGGCTTCTCAAATCAAATAAACCAATTCAAATTCAATAGAAGAAATCACAAGGTGGAACATATACTATATATTGAAATAACTGAAGAATAGATCCTCAACAATCCCAATAAAAGAGAGAAAATCACAGTCATTTGGAAAAGCAGACTGAATTGGGTATTCTCACACAATCTTATGAGCTCCAATCTACCCAATAAAACACCaacaaacaaattaaaaaaaGGGTATTCTCACAGCAATAATTCAAGTGCCAAAAAGGCCACAAACGTGTCACAAAGACAATTATCCCAAATCAATCACAACTACAAATAATCACAACCCgtttctccctttcttcttttcaACGTTTATCTAATGTTGTCTGCTACCTGCTTCCTCCATTGCTCACAGAGCCCCCTGCATGGACACCAATGTCTTTTAGAACACTGCTGTCTATCTTGGGAGGACCAGAATGTCGCCTGGTTCCAGCTGGTGCTGGTGATGCTGGGAATGACAGCCGCTTCTTCACCGAGCTCGCTGATCCTCTCTCGGGAGTTACTTGCTTGTCCCCTAATGGGCTGGGCAGTCGGGATTTTGCCCGTGCAGACTCTGTGGGTGCCATGTAACTTGGTACAGCTGGGGAGCTTGCCAGGCTTTCATCATCCCTCACTGACGACCCTGCAATGCTATGCCTCCTGTGCCGCTCAGACTGCAAGCTGAGCATGCTCCTTGAGTCATCCTCTGGGGCCCACCCACTGCGTGGGCTTGCTAGCTTTGTCTTCCCTGCAACTGACAACGCCTTGGAGGGAGGCGTTGATGGGGACTGACGGCTGGCGGGCCGGCTCAATTTTTGGGCCACAGGAGAAGGCTTCTCAGACTTGATATCCCGGCGAGCATATGCTTTGCTGATTTCGCCTCCGACACTATGGCTCACACTCTTCACAGATGAGTGAGAGTCATTGAGTTCTTTCTCTGTTACGGTCCGGCTCTCCCATGGCCGTGCTGCCATCCAACGCTCCAACCAGCTCCAACCCCAGTGTGGATTGTTTGGATCTGTGAACATTGGGTTTGCTGACCTCGATGAATTCTTCCCCGGTTGCTGAAAATATGCCAAGTAATTCCCATTGGATCATACATGGAAACAATGGAAAGtaaccatgaaaaaaaaaaaaaaaaaggtagaacaGAAGCAGTAGGGAGAGTGAGTGCTACTACTCCATGGTGCACATGGTCGTGCACATGGATGACCACAGTAAGGTGAAAAACCACAACAATCAAGCAATTCTCGATGTCAATTTGTGGACTTCAAATGTATGGTGAAAATCAAAAGATGGCAACAGTCCATACTCAAAAGGAAAATCAGATGCTGGTATTATTCAATCAGAGTGAGCGGTTGCCATACAAGTGGCCATCCACAGCAGGGCCAACCAGTTGGATGATCCGGATTCACCGACCATACAGTATGTGCTGTGGACTGGCAATGCACCATGATTGGTTTGTTACACAAAACTGGAAAGCCCCTCTAAAAATCAGAACTAATCCATGGAACCCAAGAGTAACAGGAAGTTTATGAACTTGAGGAAACAAGTGATATAAACAAAGACACGTACCTCACAAGAAAATGCACATATTCAAAACTAATTCAAAGTATGATGTTAATGTAGTAACTGAAAAATGTAAAAATAGGTTTAATATGTATTTACCTGATGAGAAAATGCATATGCCAGTGCTCTTTCTCTTCTTATAGCAGCCTCATGCTTGCTTAGTAGACTTGCTTCGATTTGTTCTTTGGATTGCATACTATCATCCCATTCGTCTCCCATCTGTTACAGAATTAAGAAGATCATTAGCCTGCTAATGCTGTACTTGTTTAGGGTTCAACAGACCTGATGGGCAAGAAGAGAGTAGTGCTGGGGGGAAAGCAACTACTGTAaacagtgatatatatatatatatatatatatataaaggacaACATGATTTTCAGTGAATTTCCATAAAATAGCTTACTTCTGGAGTGGAGATCCAGTATTGGAAATCCATCAAATTTATTGATTTGATCTCGTCGAAAAGAAAACTTTTATGCATTTTCAAAGTATCAATAACAATTTATATTATTAAAGATGTTGTTATAGGTAATGTTATTTTAGAAAAACACTAAGAATTATAAGAAAACAAGAACTTTTCTCAAGTTTCAGAAATTTATGGCACTGATATGTAGAGTTATATACAGTGCATGCCATCATTGTCATCACCGTCGCCATCACCATCACTATCATTGTCGTTGTCATTCTcgtcctcttcctcctcatcatcatcatagctttgTCCTAGCTATTTGAGGTTGGTTTTATGGATCCTCTTTCAACAATCAATCATATCCATGGTACTATCCTTGGTAAGTAAAAAATCCTTCATACCCTTTCTCACCATGCTCCAAGTCCTTTTGGGTCTTCCTCTCATCCACTTCTCAGGCCTACCTAATCAACGTTAACCTCCTTACTAGAGCTATCTACAGTCTCTGTGTCATATAATCAAACCATCTCAATCTACTCAACATCATTTTCTCTTGCTGGGAATAGTTCGAGGCTAGCTTTCAAATGACACCATTCTTGATTCCATCCtcacaagccttcccatacatcCATCCCAACATCCTCATATTTGCAACACTCAAATCTCTGGTCTTTTGGCACAACTGGTCAAACATCTGCCTGACAATTGCATCAAAAAGAATTCACACGCTTGAAATAAAATTGTCGAACTCCATATAGAATAGGTGGCATTCATTATAATCAGACCAATCTACGAAACAAAAGTCAGAAATCAGCTATTAGACAAATGAAATTAAAGGTTCTTCAGAAAGCGTCATGACAGCACAGTCACACTATCATCTAAGGGCAAATTCAGATACATGGAATCCAAggcaaaaagaaaggaaaacaaaataatTATCAATGACTATTTCCATAagaactattgaaacatggattccaattttgaattgttatttGGGTAGCAAGTGAAATCTGATATCCTCTCACAATACGCACATAGTTTATAGTGCcaagaatccaaattatggaaaagtgtaatgattgcttGCTAGAATCCACtcatttatttgctatccaagcAACACAAAGCATCATATCAAAGAAACACCCTTTTACTTTCCGCTATTTGACATGGAATCCACAGTTTCCAAGAAAAAACAAGAGTGtcaaaattcaaaatctcaaGGGTTAATGTTGCAATTAACATAAAACTATTTCTTCATTCTCACATAAGTAGTCAGCCATTGCTAAGAATAATTGAATGCAGCAATTTTTTCCTGACATGTAAAAAGAACATAAGGCAACAGGACTTACTGAGGCTCTCAAATTTTCAAGCTCGTTCTCACGTTTCAACAGCAATTGCCGCTGAAGAGCCTGATTCTCCTCTGACATCCGGATCCTCCTCGAACGGATTTGTGATTGCACTCTAGCCAGTGTCTGCATGCAACGTAGTGTGGTGGTGGCTTGACGCTTGACAGCATGTCCATGTATAAGTGATTTCAACCTAACCAGCCCTCTCAAAGCCCGCAATGCTCTCCTTGCCTGAAAAGAAGATTGCAACCACACACCAAATTCAAACATCATGAAATTCACAATGGAACATCAAGTACTGCAAACAACAAAAGAACCAGTAAATATGATACCTAAAGAAGGGAAATGACTGAAAGCACAGGAAATTAAGGAACCACAACCATTATTCATGAGAGAGAGATGGCGAAACTTTATGAAACAGAAGAAATGTCTATTGTAATGCATAAAATTGTGATTGTAAGAGAACAATTGACACTCAAAAGCATTCAACTAGCATTTTCATTGAAGATGGCCACTAGAGGATCGTATCGTACCGAAAGACAAGACGCAGTGCAAGAGAAATTCCCAATCTTTCAGAAACTTATTTAGCTTACGATTTAAAAGTAGCAAGTGAGGAAAGCTCGATCATCAGGTAGTcacaactaggggtgcacacggttcggttcggtccaGTTTTGGGGTGagaccggaaccgaaccgttccctacggttctaggatttttggaaccagaaccgaaccatgaaaaccggttcggttctagaTCGGTTCCACGATTCTGGGCTTTTTAAACTCCATCCCAATTGCACTTTTTTTTAACAATACTATTAAGGTCTTGGAGCCATACAATCGGGAGTGAATGGATGGGAATAACTTCGTATCAAttcttggacggtttggatgttttACACACTAGAGATGTGGACACATATATGGCAGttgaatggtaacttatcatccAACTACTTACGTGGGAGACCTCTTTTTTTTAATAACCTACACGATGCAATCAGACACTAGATACGTGGCTTGCATGTAAcagaatccaaaccatccaaataatgggacccactttagatggGATAGAGCTCCAAATTTAGATTCATTAgacaattctaacctctgatcAATGGACATTTTCATGTTGATTTGGACCGTCGAAGATTTCTCACTATAACGGTCCATCAAATGTCCACGAATCAGCCAGTTAAGATCATATGCTAAATGATGATCCTTCGATACTGGGCCCACTAGTtggactaggggtgcacacggttcggttcggtccagttttggggtgaaaccggaaccgaaccgttccctacagttctaggatttttggaatcggaaccggaccgttagcaccctagaaccgaaccggaactggaccgtgAAAACCAGTTCGGTTCCACGGTCCTGGGCTTTTTAAACTCCAGCCCAATTGCACTTTTTTAACAATACTATTAAGGTCTTGGAACCATACAATCGGGAGTGAATGGATGGGTTCGTATCAAttcttggacggtttggatgttttACACACTAGAGATGTGGACACATATATGGCAGTTGAACGGTAACTTATCATCCAACTAGTTACATGGGAGACCTCTTTTTTTAATAACCTACACGATGCAATCAGACACTAGATACGTGGCTTGCATGTAAcagaatccaaaccatccaaataatgggacccactatagatGGGACAGAGCTCCAAATTTAGATTCATTAGACAATTCTAACCTCTAATCAATGGACATTTTCCTGTTGATTTGGACCGTCGAAGATTTCTCACTATAACGGTCCATCAAATGTCCACGAATCAGCCAGGTAAGATCATATGCTAAATGATGATCCTTCGATATTGGGCCCACTACTTggactaggggtgcacacagttCTGTTCAATccagttttggggtgaaaccggaaccgaaccgttccctacggttctaggatttttggaatcggaaccggaccgttagcaccctagaaccgaaccggaaccggaccgtgaaaaccagTTCGGTTCCACGGTCCTGGGCTTTTTAAACTCCAGCCCAATTGCACTTTTTTAACAATACTATTAAGGTCTTGGAACCATACAATCGGGAGTGAATGGATGGGTTCGTATCAAttcttggacggtttggatgttttACACACTAGAGATGTGGACACATATATGGCAGTTGAACGGTAACTTATCATCCAACTAGTTACATGGGAGACCTCTTTTTTTAATAACCTACACGATGCAATCAGACACTAGATACGTGGCTTGCATGTAAcagaatccaaaccatccaaataatgggacccactatagatGGGACAGAGCTCCAAATTTAGATTCATTAgacaattctaacctctgatcAATGGACATTTTCCTGTTGATTTGGATCGTTGAAGATTTCTCACTATAACGGTCCATCAGATGTCCACGAATCAGCCAGTTAAGATCATATGCTAAATGATGATCCTTCGATACTGGGCCCACtacttggacagttcaatttaaggtacatgtgtgccacgtgtaatGATACTGATGTACATGGGACGTAGCCACACCATCAGATTGACTCGACAATGCTGTTTGCTGAGCTTAGAATTCAATTCAATGTACATCTACTTTGTTGAATTTGAATATGTTGTTTTGACCGTtcattagatgtccaccaatcaatTAGTTATGACCTACGTTCATTAGATGTCACGGTTCGAATCTACGGTTCCTGTAAcagttcggatccacggtttgtgAGGTTCAGATCTATGGTTTGtgtaacggtttggatcaacggtTCGATTTGATTCTACAGGGCACTAAATcggaaccgatccgtaatcaacggttttggaaattttggaactggaaccgaaccgttagcaccctagaaccgaaccaaaccggaccgatccaacggttccggtccggttacacggttcctacggttcgatgtgcacccctaacttAGACAATTCAATTTAAGgtacatgtgtgccacgtgtaatGATACTGACCGTACATGGGATGTAGCCACACCATCAGATTGACTCGACAATGCTGTTTGCTGAGCTTGGAATTCAATTCAATGTACATCTACTTTGTTGAATTTGAATATGTTGTTTTGACCGTTCATTAGATGTCCATCAATCAGTTAGTTATGACCTACGTTCATTAGATGTCACGGTTCGAATCTACGATTCCTATAACGGTTCGGATCCACAGTTTGAGAGGTTCGGATCTACGGTTCATGTAATGGTtcagatcaacggttcggttcagttctacagggccctaaaccggaaccgatccg
This window encodes:
- the LOC131243370 gene encoding protein IQ-DOMAIN 3: MGKKGNWFHAVKKALSPESKEKKEQKPIKSKKKWGFGKSKQLDPCTSTVETVAPPPVPSEEVKLSEAEQEQNKHAYSVAIATAVAAEAAVAAAHAAAEVVRLTTVPRFSGKSREEVAAIKIQTAFRGYLARRALRALRGLVRLKSLIHGHAVKRQATTTLRCMQTLARVQSQIRSRRIRMSEENQALQRQLLLKRENELENLRASMGDEWDDSMQSKEQIEASLLSKHEAAIRRERALAYAFSHQQPGKNSSRSANPMFTDPNNPHWGWSWLERWMAARPWESRTVTEKELNDSHSSVKSVSHSVGGEISKAYARRDIKSEKPSPVAQKLSRPASRQSPSTPPSKALSVAGKTKLASPRSGWAPEDDSRSMLSLQSERHRRHSIAGSSVRDDESLASSPAVPSYMAPTESARAKSRLPSPLGDKQVTPERGSASSVKKRLSFPASPAPAGTRRHSGPPKIDSSVLKDIGVHAGGSVSNGGSR